A window of the Leucothrix mucor DSM 2157 genome harbors these coding sequences:
- a CDS encoding GspH/FimT family pseudopilin: MKINKQRAAGFTLIEALITISVAAILATLAVPSFTQMLENNRVSAASNEFLTTMMYARSEAVKRSIAVTICTSTNGSSCSTALDDYSKGWLVFTDCNEDGQLTTAATACDLDGDGTNDPDLLLRVNGPTLQVSVTSGQAPDSFTYLFSGRSQSASFSIGPDASTTTKTISVATTGRVRLQ, from the coding sequence ATGAAAATAAATAAACAACGCGCAGCAGGTTTTACCCTGATTGAAGCGCTTATCACTATCAGTGTCGCTGCCATTTTAGCCACACTTGCGGTTCCAAGCTTTACCCAAATGCTTGAGAATAATCGCGTCTCAGCGGCATCAAACGAATTCTTAACCACTATGATGTATGCGCGAAGTGAAGCCGTTAAGCGCAGCATCGCGGTGACTATTTGTACTAGTACTAATGGCTCAAGCTGCTCCACGGCACTAGATGACTACTCAAAAGGTTGGTTGGTATTTACTGACTGCAATGAGGATGGTCAGCTGACAACTGCGGCAACGGCCTGTGATCTAGATGGCGATGGAACGAATGATCCTGATTTACTGTTGCGGGTAAATGGGCCAACCCTTCAGGTATCGGTTACTTCAGGGCAGGCTCCAGACTCATTTACCTATTTATTTTCAGGTCGCTCACAAAGTGCTTCGTTTAGTATTGGGCCTGATGCATCAACCACGACCAAGACCATTTCAGTGGCAACCACTGGCCGTGTTCGACTGCAATAA
- a CDS encoding TrkH family potassium uptake protein: MQYCVIQRILGLLLMLFSFTQLVPALVGWAYDGLDIFPFLKSFSVLLIGGAMIWYPVRKHSDEMRLRDGFLVVILFWTVLGVSGSLPLLMSDHLKISVPDAIFESMSALTTTGATVITKLDTLPHSILFYRQQLQWLGGMGIIVLAVAILPILGIGGSQLYRAEIPGPVKDSKLTPRIKETAKLLWLIYFGFTVACALAYKLAGMSWFDAVGHSFSTVAIGGFSTHDASMGYFNSHWVDTVAIVFMLLSSANFSLHYLVWRKRSPGLYLENSEFRFYMYCVAAITIICVIYLQLGHHYGSSSETIFKSLFQVVSMLTTTGFTTTEYVYWPLFLPVLLIFSSFMGGCAGSTAGGIKVVRVLLLFKQGMRETARLIHPSARISVKLNRKPVPDNVMQAVWGFFSVYIGLFVLMMLLLMASGLDQVTAFSAVAASLNNLGPGLGSVAENYAGVNDFSKWVLCFAMLLGRLEIFTLLVVLTPAFWRQ; encoded by the coding sequence ATGCAGTATTGCGTTATTCAGCGAATTCTTGGTCTGCTATTGATGCTATTCAGCTTTACCCAGCTGGTTCCCGCATTGGTGGGGTGGGCTTATGATGGCTTGGATATCTTCCCGTTTCTGAAGTCTTTTTCAGTGCTGCTAATTGGCGGCGCGATGATCTGGTATCCGGTGCGCAAGCATAGCGATGAGATGCGGCTGCGTGATGGGTTTCTAGTCGTCATTTTATTCTGGACGGTATTGGGTGTATCAGGCTCGTTACCGCTACTAATGTCGGACCACCTAAAAATCAGCGTGCCGGATGCTATTTTTGAATCAATGTCCGCACTGACTACGACCGGTGCGACGGTGATTACCAAGCTGGATACATTGCCACATTCGATATTGTTCTACCGTCAGCAGTTACAGTGGCTGGGGGGCATGGGGATCATCGTATTGGCTGTCGCTATTCTCCCGATCTTAGGAATCGGGGGCAGTCAGCTCTATCGCGCTGAAATTCCGGGCCCTGTAAAAGACTCCAAGCTAACGCCAAGAATTAAAGAAACCGCCAAGCTATTATGGCTAATCTATTTTGGATTCACAGTAGCGTGTGCGCTCGCGTACAAGCTAGCTGGAATGAGTTGGTTTGATGCAGTCGGGCACAGTTTTTCTACTGTGGCGATTGGTGGGTTTTCTACTCACGATGCTAGTATGGGCTATTTTAATAGTCACTGGGTTGATACCGTTGCCATCGTGTTTATGCTGCTGTCCAGTGCGAATTTTAGTCTGCATTATTTGGTGTGGCGTAAGCGTAGCCCAGGCCTGTACCTTGAGAACTCAGAGTTTCGCTTCTACATGTATTGCGTGGCGGCAATTACCATTATTTGTGTGATTTATTTGCAGCTTGGGCATCACTACGGTTCTAGTAGTGAGACGATCTTTAAGTCCTTGTTTCAGGTTGTTTCGATGCTGACCACCACCGGTTTCACTACAACAGAGTATGTCTATTGGCCGCTATTTTTGCCGGTATTACTGATTTTTTCCAGCTTTATGGGAGGTTGTGCGGGCTCAACGGCGGGTGGTATTAAAGTGGTGCGCGTATTGCTGCTATTTAAGCAAGGCATGCGCGAGACGGCACGATTAATCCACCCCAGTGCCAGAATTTCGGTAAAGCTCAACCGCAAGCCAGTACCTGATAATGTGATGCAGGCAGTGTGGGGCTTCTTCTCAGTTTATATTGGTTTATTTGTCTTGATGATGTTGCTGTTGATGGCTAGCGGTCTGGATCAGGTGACGGCATTTTCGGCAGTGGCGGCCAGTTTAAATAACTTGGGCCCGGGTTTGGGGTCGGTTGCGGAAAACTATGCCGGTGTAAATGATTTCTCTAAGTGGGTGTTGTGCTTTGCGATGCTGCTCGGGCGTCTTGAAATATTCACATTATTGGTAGTACTAACCCCTGCATTTTGGCGTCAATAG
- the trkA gene encoding Trk system potassium transporter TrkA: MNIAIVGAGQVGSSLAASLATEDNDVVVIDNDPERLRQLREKLDIDTYQGSASHPDVLENANVMNADMLIAVTSSDEVNMIACQVAYRLFRTPTKIARVRSLSYLEHQELFSKDAIPIDVLISPERLITEHVYRLIANPGALQVLDFADGQVQLVALKAKYGGKLIDHQIREFATHMPDVDVRVIAIFRHGKAILPDGDTVIEVDDEVFVIASNQHIRVVMSELSIAEKPYKRIMIAGGGNVGGNLASILEGERYQVKIIEKKADVAGYLAEKLDKTLVLEGDAADEHLLQEEDIGNMDVFCAVTNDDEANILSAMLAKRLGARKVMALVNRPSYVDLVESGIIDLAISPQQITLSGLLAHVRQGDIVSVNALRKGAAEVLEVVAHGDKKTSRVVGRTLKQLKLPPGSTVCAVVKKSGVVLSNNSVVIEADDHVILFLSDKRYIPAIEKMFQVGMGFI, translated from the coding sequence ATGAATATTGCCATTGTCGGAGCAGGACAGGTAGGAAGCTCGCTGGCTGCTAGTTTGGCGACTGAAGATAATGACGTGGTGGTGATTGATAATGATCCCGAGCGTCTGCGTCAGCTGCGTGAAAAGTTGGATATCGATACTTATCAGGGCAGCGCTTCGCACCCTGATGTGTTGGAGAATGCCAATGTCATGAATGCGGATATGTTGATTGCAGTGACCAGCAGTGACGAGGTGAACATGATCGCCTGTCAGGTCGCGTATCGCTTATTCCGCACTCCTACCAAAATTGCCCGAGTGCGCTCGCTGAGTTACTTGGAGCATCAAGAATTATTTTCCAAAGATGCCATTCCAATTGATGTGCTGATTAGCCCCGAGCGGCTAATTACCGAGCATGTCTATCGGCTAATTGCTAACCCAGGTGCCTTACAGGTTCTGGATTTTGCTGATGGACAAGTGCAGTTAGTGGCGCTTAAGGCCAAGTACGGCGGCAAACTTATCGATCATCAGATTCGTGAATTTGCCACGCATATGCCGGATGTAGATGTCCGCGTGATCGCTATTTTCCGTCATGGGAAAGCGATTCTTCCGGATGGTGATACCGTGATTGAGGTTGATGATGAAGTCTTTGTTATCGCCAGTAATCAGCATATCCGCGTGGTTATGAGTGAGCTGAGTATTGCTGAAAAGCCGTACAAGCGCATCATGATTGCCGGTGGTGGTAATGTGGGTGGCAACTTAGCGAGCATTCTGGAAGGCGAGCGCTACCAAGTAAAAATTATTGAAAAAAAGGCGGATGTCGCCGGTTACTTAGCTGAAAAGTTAGATAAAACGCTGGTGCTGGAAGGTGATGCGGCAGACGAGCACTTATTGCAGGAAGAAGATATCGGCAATATGGATGTGTTCTGTGCAGTAACCAATGATGATGAAGCCAATATTTTATCGGCTATGTTGGCAAAGCGATTGGGTGCACGTAAGGTAATGGCACTAGTTAATCGCCCTAGTTATGTAGATTTGGTGGAGAGCGGCATTATTGACTTGGCGATTTCTCCTCAGCAAATTACTTTGAGTGGCTTGTTAGCGCATGTGCGGCAGGGTGATATTGTCTCGGTTAATGCCTTACGCAAAGGTGCTGCTGAAGTACTTGAGGTGGTTGCCCATGGCGACAAGAAAACCTCGCGTGTAGTAGGGCGCACCTTAAAGCAGCTAAAGCTCCCGCCAGGTTCGACTGTATGCGCCGTAGTTAAAAAGAGTGGCGTTGTACTCTCTAATAATTCAGTGGTGATTGAAGCTGATGACCATGTAATTCTGTTCCTCTCAGACAAGCGATATATTCCTGCTATTGAGAAAATGTTCCAAGTCGGCATGGGTTTTATCTAA